The following proteins are encoded in a genomic region of Sulfurospirillum arsenophilum NBRC 109478:
- a CDS encoding methyl-accepting chemotaxis protein, translated as MLRTIRAKLLFLLVIFLGTTGGLTYLLISNTSGAQKVASKIDSIGEARALSAMLGTYARGYQLSFDSKNFEGYFKTDKDLIEHMNIIQKTTTDTTQLALLESIRKEATNYKTANETRFKIIKEHTHNTNSPEFLITKDGQVLKKLSEEGAEHYFKLQEMIDQLTTKVQESEFAILENAKITGIITSTILSIIVTLLFLFIISKIRLSIQKASDGCAYIAQNKDLHYKIETGDNDEIAHMMGIFNALLAQLAKAIDEAKQGAHENAAVAEELSSTSLHIGKSTENSAREIEETTQATEAVVSILEQSAKSSNQSGQVIATVSDELANASEEVLSVSDELKNVVVNQTDLSSRLEHLDQDVEQVKQVLSVIADIAEQTNLLALNAAIEAARAGEHGRGFAVVADEVRKLAERTQKSLVESNATVAVIVQSVSTASEMMRKSATEIQHLGNRAETTQTLMLTTVTNMNNAKEVALETASEANLGREKAINVIERIRNISTISNSNARSVEEIASAAEHLAKLSEGLNLTLSQFKTA; from the coding sequence CTATGCTCGGTACGTATGCACGGGGATATCAACTATCATTTGATAGCAAAAATTTTGAAGGTTATTTCAAGACAGATAAAGACCTTATAGAGCATATGAATATCATTCAAAAAACCACAACAGACACCACACAATTAGCATTATTAGAAAGTATTCGCAAAGAAGCGACGAATTACAAAACTGCCAACGAAACGCGTTTTAAAATCATTAAAGAACATACGCACAATACGAATTCACCAGAGTTTTTAATCACTAAAGATGGACAAGTACTTAAAAAACTAAGCGAGGAAGGTGCGGAACACTACTTTAAGCTTCAAGAGATGATCGATCAACTCACCACAAAAGTACAAGAATCTGAATTTGCTATTTTAGAGAATGCAAAAATAACAGGTATCATCACATCGACCATCTTATCAATCATCGTAACACTGCTCTTTTTATTTATTATCAGTAAGATTCGCCTCTCCATTCAAAAAGCATCAGATGGTTGTGCATACATTGCACAGAACAAAGATCTGCACTATAAAATAGAAACGGGTGATAACGATGAAATTGCTCATATGATGGGCATTTTCAATGCTCTTTTAGCGCAACTTGCTAAAGCCATCGATGAAGCAAAACAGGGCGCTCATGAAAATGCTGCTGTGGCAGAAGAACTCTCAAGCACATCACTTCACATTGGTAAAAGTACCGAGAATTCCGCACGTGAAATCGAAGAGACAACCCAAGCAACCGAAGCGGTGGTCTCTATCCTAGAGCAAAGTGCCAAAAGCTCTAACCAATCAGGACAAGTCATAGCCACGGTTTCAGATGAACTCGCCAATGCCTCAGAAGAAGTTCTCTCTGTTTCGGATGAACTCAAAAATGTAGTGGTTAACCAAACCGACCTCTCATCAAGACTGGAACACCTCGACCAAGATGTTGAACAGGTCAAACAAGTGCTCTCTGTCATTGCAGACATTGCAGAACAGACCAATCTTTTAGCGCTTAATGCTGCCATAGAAGCCGCACGAGCGGGGGAACATGGACGTGGATTTGCCGTTGTTGCCGATGAAGTGCGAAAGCTTGCAGAACGCACGCAAAAAAGTCTTGTGGAGAGTAATGCAACCGTTGCTGTCATCGTCCAATCTGTCAGCACAGCTTCTGAGATGATGCGCAAAAGTGCTACGGAGATACAACACCTAGGAAATCGTGCAGAAACAACTCAAACGCTCATGCTCACAACCGTCACCAACATGAACAATGCCAAAGAAGTCGCGCTAGAGACGGCAAGTGAAGCCAACTTGGGACGCGAAAAAGCCATCAACGTTATTGAACGTATTCGCAATATCAGCACCATTTCAAATTCAAATGCAAGAAGCGTAGAAGAGATCGCTTCTGCAGCAGAACATTTGGCTAAACTCTCTGAGGGACTAAACCTAACACTCTCACAATTTAAAACCGCATAA
- a CDS encoding LysE family translocator has product MIKFPHHYYAGALVMISIEFLITSLIVVLIPGTGVLFTISTGLAQGRKASVYAALGCTAGIVPHLLATIFGLAAIMHTSALAFEVLKFAGVLYLFYLAIMTWRDKSGFEAQVLSSRSSALSLATKAFLLNILNPKLTIFFLAFLPQFVAPETTSPLGDMLVLSAVFMLMTFVVFVIYGLLAHGFRHSVIESHRVQTWLRRGFALTFAGLGIQLASSTQK; this is encoded by the coding sequence GTGATAAAATTTCCCCATCATTATTATGCGGGAGCTCTTGTTATGATTAGCATTGAATTTCTTATTACCTCTTTGATTGTTGTTCTAATTCCAGGCACTGGTGTTTTGTTTACCATCTCAACAGGGTTGGCACAAGGTCGAAAAGCCAGTGTTTATGCTGCTCTTGGATGCACAGCAGGCATTGTGCCCCATCTTTTGGCAACGATTTTTGGACTTGCTGCCATTATGCACACGAGTGCACTTGCGTTTGAAGTCTTAAAATTTGCAGGTGTTTTGTATCTGTTTTATCTTGCAATCATGACATGGAGAGATAAAAGTGGTTTTGAAGCTCAAGTTCTCTCCTCGCGTTCAAGTGCGCTCTCTTTGGCGACTAAAGCATTTTTACTCAACATCCTCAATCCAAAATTGACCATCTTTTTTTTGGCATTTTTACCGCAATTTGTTGCACCTGAAACGACATCACCACTGGGTGATATGTTGGTGTTAAGTGCCGTGTTTATGTTGATGACCTTTGTGGTGTTTGTTATTTATGGTCTTTTGGCGCATGGTTTTCGCCACAGTGTTATAGAATCTCATCGTGTTCAAACATGGTTAAGACGTGGTTTTGCTCTGACCTTTGCAGGACTTGGCATACAGCTGGCTTCTTCAACGCAGAAGTAA